A single window of Flavobacterium aestivum DNA harbors:
- the gldL gene encoding gliding motility protein GldL produces MAILSKKAMNFTYGMGAAVVIIGALFKIQHYPGASQLLIVGLCTEAFIFALSAFEPVDNELDWSLVYPELAGGEKSTTNKAVEKDETEGMLSSKLDAMLKEAKIDGALMSSLGNSIRNFEDASRNISPVVDSISATKKYSEELSMAAAQMESLNSLYKVQLESASRNAEANREIAENAGKLKEQMQSMTANIASLNNVYGGMLSAMSNKG; encoded by the coding sequence ATGGCAATATTAAGCAAAAAAGCAATGAATTTTACCTATGGAATGGGAGCGGCAGTAGTAATTATTGGAGCACTTTTTAAAATTCAACATTATCCAGGAGCGAGCCAATTATTAATTGTTGGTCTTTGTACTGAGGCATTTATCTTTGCTCTTTCTGCATTCGAACCGGTTGATAATGAGTTGGATTGGTCATTAGTTTATCCTGAATTAGCTGGAGGAGAAAAATCAACTACTAATAAAGCTGTTGAGAAAGATGAAACTGAAGGTATGCTTTCATCAAAATTAGATGCAATGCTTAAAGAAGCAAAAATTGATGGTGCATTAATGTCAAGTTTAGGAAACAGTATTAGAAACTTTGAAGATGCTTCTAGAAATATCTCTCCAGTTGTAGATTCAATTTCTGCTACTAAAAAATACAGTGAAGAGCTTTCTATGGCAGCAGCTCAAATGGAATCTTTGAATAGCTTATACAAAGTACAATTAGAAAGTGCTTCAAGAAATGCAGAAGCAAATAGAGAAATTGCTGAAAACGCTGGTAAATTAAAAGAACAAATGCAATCTATGACTGCAAACATTGCTTCATTAAACAATGTTTACGGAGGTATGCTTTCTGCAATGAGTAATAAAGGATAA